A window of Corvus moneduloides isolate bCorMon1 chromosome 30, bCorMon1.pri, whole genome shotgun sequence contains these coding sequences:
- the LOC116436718 gene encoding keratin, type I cytoskeletal 9-like isoform X44, with the protein MRRYFSRYGEGSFSSSSAHCGTLGGGDRRFGGFGQGYGSRSLHNLGGFRNVYTGGGYGGEGVGYGRCLGFGGWRQPERGFGGRGYFVGAFQGGETGLGGTYRGVSGREVLGGGLGVGEQGAGQGLGQAGVLRGIEEVHVNTNLLRPIQLQVDPEFQRARSDEKEQIKALNNKFASFIEKVQCLERQNQALLAKWELLQQQSSGPEESRNINNFFQSYISNLQRQLETLQSQKEQLDPEAYNMLRLVEDYKNRFEEEINKRTSKEEEFVELKKELDSAYMGKMEFDVRVDILRQELEFLRCLYEAELSQLQTVVGNTDIIVSMDNHRELNMDGIIEEVRQEYEGMAQKSTAELDAMYQGRYQDLQNMWVNQREQLRNSHQEIQELTRQIQRLQPEIEIARKRNSSLQDSIKDAEHRGSSAIRDGQKKLQELENALQQAKDDLSHLVHDYQELLNVKLGLDIEIAMYRSLLEEEENRIQEGSLATICVIDHNSRAPGVFGGIKSVKGGMSSGGTSGSGVKGPISGGGKGGSSSGGSGSICGGGKGSGYRGGGSSGGGGSMSKGSSSSGGWGSSSGGGGSSYGGGKGSGYGGGGSSGGGGSICGGGSSSGSGGSMSKGSSISGGGGSSSGGGGSSYGGGKGSGYGGGGSSGGSGGSMSKGSSISGGGGSSSGGGGSSYGGGKGSGYGGGGSSGGSGGSMSKGSSISGGGGSSSGGGGSSYGGGKGSGYGGGGSSGGGGSICGGGSSSGSGGSMSKGSSISGGGGSSSGGGGSSYGGGKGSGYGGGGSSGGSGGSMSKGSSISGGGGSSSGGGGSSYGGGKGSGYGGGGSSGGGGSICGGGSSSGSGGSMSKGSSISGGGGMSSGSGGSSYGGGKGSGYGGGGSSGSGGSICGGGSSSGSGGSMSKGSSISGGGGMSSGSGGSSYGGGKGSGYGGGSSGSGGSMSGGGQSSGGYGSSSGSGRCSPHSGGMSSGGGSSCGRRGSISGGGGQGSSGSGGSMSGGGQSSGGYGSSSGSGRCSPHSGGMSSGGGSSCGRRGSISGGGGQGSSGSGGSMSGGGQSSGGYGSSSGSGRCSPHSGGMSSGGGSSCGRRGSISGGGGQGSSGSGGSMSGGGQISGGYGSSSGSGRCSPHSGGMSSGGGSSCGRRGSISGGGGQGSSGSGWLHVWRWPDLRWLWIELWERQVQPPQWWDELWRWEQLWQERLHLWRWRTGKLRQWWLHVWRWPDLRWLWIELWERQVQSPQWWDELWRWEQLWQERLHLWRWRTGKLRQWWLHVWRWPELRWLWIELWERQVQPPQWWDELWRWEQLWQERVHLWRWWRRRRGRLRSWRIQLWQWWVHQWRRRRLRLWRIQLWQWWVHQWRRRRFRLWRELRIWRWLWQERVHLWRWRKLRQERLHLWRRSQLWWLWLWQWQVQPPQWRDQLWRLEQLW; encoded by the exons ATGAGACGATATTTCTCCAGATATGGGGAAGGGAGTTTCAGTTCTTCTTCTGCTCACTGCGGGACCTTGGGAGGTGGAGACAGGAGATTTGGAGGGTTTGGGCAAGGGTatggcagcaggagcctccACAACCTTGGAGGGTTCAGGAATGTCTATACTGGTGGAGGCTACGGAGGAGAAGGAGTAGGATATGGGAGATGCCTTGGGTTTGGTGGCTGGAGACAACCTGAGAGGGGCTTTGGTGGAAGAGGATATTTCGTGGGAGCTTTTCAAGGTGGTGAAACAGGGCTTGGTGGCACCTACAGAGGAGTTTCAGGCAGGGAGGTGCTCGGAGGAGGTCTTGGAGTAGGGGAACAAGGGGCTGGACAGGGATTGGGACAGGCTGGAGTTCTCCGAGGCATTGAGGAGGTCCATGTCAACACCAACCTGCTGAGGCCAATACAGCTCCAGGTGGACCCTGAGTTCCAGCGAGCGCGCTCGGATGAGAAGGAGCAGATCAAAGCTCTCAACAACAAATTCGCATCATTCATCGAGAAG GTTCAATGTCTGGAGCGGCAGAATCAGGCACTCTTGGCCAAGTGGgaacttctgcagcagcaaagctctggccctgaggagagcaggaaCATCAACAACTTCTTCCAGTCCTACATCAGCAACCTGCAGCGGCAGCTTGAGACGCTCCAGAgccagaaggagcagctggatcCCGAAGCCTACAACATGCTCCGGCTTGTTGAGGATTATAAAAACAG aTTCGAGGAGGAGATCAACAAACGCACGTCCAAGGAGGAGGAGTTTGTGGAGCTTAAAAAG gaaCTGGATAGTGCATACATGGGAAAAATGGAGTTTGATGTCCGGGTGGATAtcctgaggcaggagctggagttCCTCCGGTGTTTATATGAAGCC gagctgtcccagctgcaaACAGTGGTTGGGAACACTGACATCATTGTGTCCATGGACAACCACAGGGAGTTGAACATGGATGGAATCATCGAGGAGGTCAGGCAGGAATATGAGGGGATGGCCCAGAAGAGCACAGCTGAACTGGATGCCATGTACCAGGGCAGG TACCAGGACCTGCAGAACATGTGGGTGAATCAACgagagcagctgaggaacagTCACCAGGAAATTCAGGAACTCACCAGGCAGATCCAAAGACTCCAACCAGAAATTGAAATTGCAAGGAAAAGG AATTCCAGCCTCCAAGACTCCATTAAAGATGCTGAGCACCGTGGGAGCTCGGCCATCAGGGATGGCCAGAAAaagctccaggagctggaaaacGCCCTCCAACAGGCCAAGGATGACCTTTCTCACCTTGTCCATGATTACCAGGAGCTCCTGAATGTAAAGCTGGGCCTGGACATCGAGATCGCCATGTATCGATCACTCcttgaggaggaggagaacag GATCCAGGAAGGATCACTGGCCACAATCT GTGTCATTGACCACAATTCCAGAGCTCCTGGAGTCTTTGGAGGCATAAAAAGTGTGAAGGGGGGAATGAGCTCTGGTGGTACCAGCGGGAGCGGAGTGAAAGGGCCGATCtctggagggggaaaaggtgGATCCAGCTCTGGTGGGAGTGGGTCCATCTGTGGAGGGGGAAAAGGTTCAGGatacagaggaggaggaagctcaGGTGGTGGAGGTTCCATGTCCAAGGGTAGCAGCAGTTCGGGAGGGTGGGGGTCCAGCTCTGGTGGAGGTGGTTCAAGTTATGGAGGTGGAAAAGGTTCAGGatatggaggaggaggaagctctGGAGGAGGTGGGTCCATCTGTGGAGGAGGATCCAGCTCTGGCAGTGGAGGCTCCATGTCCAagggcagcagcatctctggagGTGGAGGATCCAGCTCTGGAGGAGGTGGTTCAAGTtatggaggaggaaaaggttCAGGatatggaggaggaggaagctctGGAGGCAGTGGAG GCTCCATGTCCAagggcagcagcatctctggagGTGGAGGATCCAGCTCTGGAGGAGGTGGGTCAAGTTATGGAGGTGGAAAAGGTTCAGGatatggaggaggaggaagctctGGAGGCAGTGGAGGCTCCATGTCCAagggcagcagcatctctggagGTGGAGGATCCAGCTCTGGAGGAGGTGGGTCAAGTTATGGAGGTGGAAAAGGTTCAGGatatggaggaggaggaagctctGGAGGAGGTGGGTCCATCTGTGGAGGAGGATCCAGCTCTGGCAGTGGAGGCTCCATGTCCAagggcagcagcatctctggagGTGGAGGATCCAGCTCTGGTGGAGGTGGGTCAAGTTATGGAGGTGGAAAAGGTTCAGGatatggaggaggaggaagctctGGAGGCAGTGGAGGCTCCATGTCCAagggcagcagcatctctggagGTGGAGGATCCAGCTCTGGAGGAGGTGGGTCAAGTTATGGAGGTGGAAAAGGTTCAGGatatggaggaggaggaagctctGGAGGAGGTGGGTCCATCTGTGGAGGAGGATCCAGCTCTGGCAGTGGAGGTTCCATGTCCAagggcagcagcatctctggagGTGGAGGGATGAGCTCTGGTAGTGGTGGGTCAAGTTATGGAGGAGGGAAAGGTTCAGGatatggaggaggaggaagctctGGCAGTGGAGGCTCCATCTGTGGAGGAGGATCCAGCTCTGGCAGTGGAGGTTCCATGTCCAagggcagcagcatctctggagGTGGAGGGATGAGCTCTGGTAGTGGTGGGTCAAGTTATGGAGGAGGGAAAGGTTCAGGATATGGAGGAGGAAGTTCAG GCAGTGGTGGCTCCATGTCTGGAGGTGGCCAGAGCTCCGGTGGTTATGGATCGAGCTCTGGGAGCGGCAGGTGCAGCCCCCACAGTGGTGGGATGAGCTctggaggtgggagcagctgtggcaggagaggctccatctctggaggtggAGGACAGGGAAGCTCAG GCAGTGGTGGCTCCATGTCTGGAGGTGGCCAGAGCTCCGGTGGTTATGGATCGAGCTCTGGGAGCGGCAGGTGCAGCCCCCACAGTGGTGGGATGAGCTctggaggtgggagcagctgtggcaggagaggctccatctctggaggtggAGGACAGGGAAGCTCAGGCAGTGGTGGCTCCATGTCTGGAGGTGGCCAGAGCTCCGGTGGTTATGGATCGAGCTCTGGGAGCGGCAGGTGCAGCCCCCACAGTGGTGGGATGAGCTctggaggtgggagcagctgtggcaggagaggctccatctctggaggtggAGGACAGGGAAGCTCAG GCAGTGGTGGCTCCATGTCTGGAGGTGGCCAGATCTCCGGTGGTTATGGATCGAGCTCTGGGAGCGGCAGGTGCAGCCCCCACAGTGGTGGGATGAGCTctggaggtgggagcagctgtggcaggagaggctccatctctggaggtggAGGACAGGGAAGCTCAGGCAGTGGGTGGCTCCATGTCTGGAGGTGGCCAGATCTCCGGTGGTTATGGATCGAGCTCTGGGAGCGGCAGGTGCAGCCCCCACAGTGGTGGGATGAGCTctggaggtgggagcagctgtggcaggagaggctccatctctggaggtggAGGACAGGGAAGCTCAG GCAGTGGTGGCTCCATGTCTGGAGGTGGCCAGATCTCCGGTGGTTATGGATCGAGCTCTGGGAGCGGCAGGTGCAGTCCCCACAGTGGTGGGATGAGCTctggaggtgggagcagctgtggcaggagaggctccatctctggaggtggAGGACAGGGAAGCTCAGGCAGTGGTGGCTCCATGTCTGGAGGTGGCCAGAGCTCCGGTGGTTATGGATCGAGCTCTGGGAGCGGCAGGTGCAGCCCCCACAGTGGTGGGATGAGCTctggaggtgggagcagctgtggcaggagagggtccatctctggaggtggtggaggaggaggagggggaggctcAGGTCATGGAGGATCCAGTTATGGCAGTGGTGGGTCCATcagtggaggagaaggag gctcAGGTTATGGAGGATCCAGTTATGGCAGTGGTGGGTCCATcagtggaggagaaggaggttcCGGCTATGGAGGGAGCTCAGGATATGGAGGTGGCTCTGGCAGGAGAGGGTCCATCTCTGGAG gtggagGAAGCTCAGGCAGGAGAGGCTCCATCTCTGGAGGCGGTCACAGCTCTGGTGGTTATGGCTCTGGCAGTGGCAGGTGCAGCCCCCACAGTGGCGGGATCAGCTCTGGAGGTTGGAGCAGCTCTGGTAG